A window of Takifugu rubripes unplaced genomic scaffold, fTakRub1.2, whole genome shotgun sequence contains these coding sequences:
- the alg14 gene encoding UDP-N-acetylglucosamine transferase subunit ALG14: MALLVGLSALSFLLMLVSFRLYVVLKAGRNCPFRAKESFAVVIVAGSGGHTSEVLRLTGSLSSAFSPRYYVVADTDRMSEEKISTFENSRGESTSQFSICQIPRSREVHQSWSSSVVSTLKSFCSSLPLMFRIRPDMVLCNGPGTCVPLCVAALLLGILGIKKVVIVYVESVCRVHTLSLTGKILYSLSDYFFVQWPSLRDKYPKSIFLGRIV, encoded by the exons ATGGCGCTGCTAGTGGgcctttctgctctttccttcTTGCTGATGCTGGTTTCTTTCCGCTTGTATGTGGTTTTGAAGGCTGGGAGAAACTGTCCGTTTAGGGCCAAAGAGTCCTTCGCTGTTGTCATCGTTGCTGGATCAG GCGGACACACCTCCGAGGTCCTCCGGCTGACGGGCTCGCTGTCCTCCGCATTCTCCCCCCGCTACTATGTCGTTGCTGACACCGACAGGATGAGCGAAGAGAAAATCAGCACATTTGAGAACTCCAGAGGCGAATCTACGTCACAG TTTTCTATCTGCCAAATCCCACGAAGCCGAGAGGTGCACCAGTCGTGGAGCTCCTCTGTTGTCAGCACTTTGAAGtccttctgctcttctcttcctttgatGTTCCGAATCAGACCTGACATG GTGCTGTGTAACGGCCCAGGAACCTGTGTTCCCTTGTGTGTGGCAGCGCTCCTACTTGGAATATTGGGAATAAAGAAAGTTGTGATAGTTTATGTGgaaagtgtgtgtagagtgcaCACACTGTCACTGACGGGGAAGATTCTCTACTCCCTATCCGACTATTTCTTTGTGCAGTGGCCTTCATTAAGGGACAAATATCCCAAATCCATTTTTCTTGGAAGAATTGTGTGA